A region from the Dethiobacter alkaliphilus AHT 1 genome encodes:
- the sigK gene encoding RNA polymerase sporulation sigma factor SigK — MLPFITIVAAVVKEIVLLVSYLNNNSFPQPLKPQEEKKYLALMAKGDEEARSILIERNLRLVAHVIKKFENTGEDQEDLISIGTVGLIKAIDSFNNNKGTRLATYAARCIENEILMHIRVITKRKAEVLLHDPIGTDKEGNEITLLDVLGSDEELVLNEVDRKMLEAKLYEVIKKLKLRERTVLAMRFGLPMGRRKTQKEIAKSLGISRSYVSRIEKKVIAKIAEEFRQERQSL; from the coding sequence TTGCTACCGTTTATTACCATTGTGGCGGCCGTCGTGAAAGAAATCGTGTTGCTTGTTTCCTACTTAAATAACAATTCATTCCCCCAGCCGTTAAAACCGCAGGAGGAAAAGAAGTATCTGGCCCTGATGGCCAAAGGTGATGAGGAAGCCCGTAGTATTCTGATTGAACGAAATCTTCGCCTGGTGGCACACGTAATTAAGAAGTTTGAAAATACCGGTGAGGATCAGGAAGACCTGATTTCCATCGGTACAGTAGGTTTAATCAAAGCCATCGATTCCTTTAATAACAACAAAGGAACGCGTCTTGCCACATACGCCGCCCGCTGCATCGAAAATGAAATACTTATGCACATCCGCGTCATCACCAAACGCAAAGCTGAAGTGCTCTTACATGACCCCATCGGCACAGATAAAGAGGGTAACGAAATCACCCTTTTAGATGTCCTGGGTTCCGACGAAGAACTGGTCCTAAACGAAGTAGACCGCAAGATGCTGGAAGCCAAACTTTACGAAGTAATCAAAAAGCTCAAACTCCGCGAACGCACAGTCCTGGCCATGCGCTTTGGCCTACCCATGGGCCGCCGCAAAACCCAAAAAGAAATCGCCAAATCCCTGGGCATCTCCAGATCCTACGTCTCCCGCATTGAAAAGAAAGTGATAGCAAAAATAGCGGAGGAGTTCCGCCAAGAAAGACAAAGTTTATAG
- a CDS encoding RHS repeat domain-containing protein: MGQGLRYTYSLGNRTGINAIQNNASIYNVSYQYNELNQLTRLSDPTGKDFTFTYDSAGNITEIAYPNNTVTALAYDDANRMVSVQSMTDIGETLADYTYAYDPNGRRTSMVRDGADTTNYQYDDLGQLTEVTDSRGTITYTYDPVGNRVALTGPNSTVNYTYDAANQLLTAGDVTYTYDNNGNRLTKTDTSGLTRYSYDDLFPLNWTLQS, encoded by the coding sequence ATGGGTCAAGGGCTACGTTACACCTACAGCCTGGGCAACCGTACCGGCATCAATGCCATCCAAAACAACGCCAGTATCTACAACGTTTCCTACCAGTACAACGAACTAAACCAGCTGACACGCCTAAGCGACCCAACAGGCAAAGACTTTACCTTCACTTACGACAGCGCCGGTAACATCACAGAAATCGCCTACCCCAACAACACCGTTACTGCCTTGGCCTACGATGACGCCAACCGGATGGTATCGGTACAAAGCATGACTGATATCGGCGAAACACTGGCAGACTACACCTACGCATATGACCCCAACGGTCGCCGTACCTCCATGGTACGGGACGGCGCAGACACAACCAACTATCAGTATGACGATTTAGGCCAGTTAACCGAGGTCACCGACAGCCGGGGTACCATCACCTACACCTATGACCCGGTTGGCAACCGCGTTGCCTTAACCGGCCCCAACAGTACCGTCAACTACACTTACGACGCCGCAAACCAACTACTAACTGCCGGAGATGTCACATACACCTACGACAATAACGGCAACCGCTTAACCAAAACAGACACAAGCGGCCTCACCCGCTACAGCTACGATGACCTTTTCCCGTTAAACTGGACACTTCAGAGTTAG